In one Cercospora beticola chromosome 1, complete sequence genomic region, the following are encoded:
- a CDS encoding uncharacterized protein (antiSMASH:Cluster_6): protein MEIPVQTRDISSSTSTLGSDTESTSVASSPSTLSSAPVYSASLRPGDTGQVLADLSNYLALGCLVFEDIETEDTNEILEHEGLDTWHEVTSISEQPFVPVSITLSLSRLLRNGWIRLQSSKCQLQRRSLIFRVYLLFNDVGLTSIERSNRTLLSDVEAVVARVDTNPALWDGQYDPCKNRHFDMWSSRDSKNPSLFYMFNKLPSPSPNHREIEEQYLSEGLEDLLDLDHDIAGMKTSLYPFQRRSAGCMMQRETAPKLMLDMRLESRTAADGSQFYYSPRDMQFLKEPKYQEAPRGGILAETMGYGKTLICLALILTTKHHPPKMPVQYATVPIRNRVGSLADMVVSTINRRGVPYRVELDRLNKVASSGVGQALASRLEEQPATYDIPAMPVRFNRNTIVHPPAHILMASTTLVVVPQNLCKQWTAEIGKHVEQGALKVLVMDDRKKPLPPAQELARYDIILFTRNRFDMEIQDGQDANGRRMPKNAMTCTCTYIGATRTRDCYCLSENDLYSSPLKEVHFKRLIADEGAFFGNGGTTSTILVANKLVRADHRWVVSGTPAKDLLGVEIDAQLAGSNRDATLDLRRTFDTKLDRGGAVDSLSTLASNFLRVTPWTSAEAKNYLYRHEDRRERTYSGFSVSLRRMLEAVVVKTRPEDYERDIELPPLHHELVVLKPSFYDKVTANLFTLVLTANAVTSERTDSDYLFHKNSTKARLQLVANLRQSAFFWSGFSEADVHASIKNSKNYLAKEDSNCTPEDRQLLEETLRCTEVILASKGWTAMSRCHELGVYVQGWPEESAEHWSFDDNTPLLTGITQLLEAQSFVNARLDQQDPGEGLSGAGIKSLRNARRQAEAEESKPVLAKSGIPTSSLDGEPVLLRRGSHSASGKAGSPRKTISQSARAEQKSKRRRLSEDSTNAVHESTAESSMPLLPDNSPYEKTRIVGTTSAKLSYLMTRILEHYQSEKILIFYTGENAAWYVSQILETFHIKHEIYAKSLSAKLKAQYVVNFQEQDDLRVLLMDVGQAAFGLNLCAASRVWFINPVCKPDVEAQALKRAHRIGQTRPVMCETLVLEGSIEQAMHERSQQMTKAEHLDAKALEDDGGIRAIIQNARLLPLADDETKPGLGQMAPLGKAERLWCRPGWAEFRDGARPLQPRKKAKLVDVTDPNDAGRMVVDDD, encoded by the exons ATGGAGATTCCAGTCCAAACAAGAGACATCAGTTCCAGTACGAGCACACTAGGTAGCGATACTGAGAGCACCTCGGTTGCTAGCTCGCCCTCAACTTTGTCGTCGGCACCCGTGTACAGCGCATCGCTGCGCCCAGGAGACACTGGCCAGGTCCTTGCAGATTTGTCGAACTATCTGGCTTTGGGCTGCTTGGTCTTCGAGGACATCGAGACCGAGGATACAAACGAGATACTCGAGCATGAGGGGCTCGACACCTGGCACGAAGTGACGTCCATTTCTGAGCAGCCCTTCGTCCCAGTAAGCATTACATTGAGCCTCTCCAGACTTCTGCGGAACGGCTGGATTAGACTACAGTCCTCGAAGTGCCAGCTCCAGCGTCGGTCTTTGATCTTTCGAGTCTACCTACTATTCAACGATGTGGGTTTGACGTCCATTGAGCGCTCTAACAGGACACTTCTATCGGACGTTGAGGCTGTAGTCGCTAGAGTGGATACAAATCCTGCACT ATGGGATGGGCAATATGACCCCTGCAAGAATCGCCATTTCGACATGTGGTCATCCAGAGATTCCAAAAATCCCAGTCTGTTCTATATGTTCAACAAGCTGCCGTCCCCGTCACCTAATCATCGCGAGATTGAGGAGCAGTACCTGTCGGAAGGCCTGGAAGATCTCCTGGATCTTGACCATGACATCGCGGGAATGAAGACTTCGCTATACCCTTTTCAGAGGCGCTCAGCAGGGTGCATGATGCAGCGCGAAACAGCCCCGAAACTGATGCTCGACATGCGGCTAGAAAGTAGAACTGCAGCGGACGGCTCTCAGTTCTACTACTCTCCGAGGGACATGCAGTTCCTCAAGGAGCCAAAGTACCAAGAAGCCCCTCGCGGCGGTATCCTTGCAGAGACCATGGGGTACGGGAAGACGCTTATCTGTCTCGCTCTGATCCTCACAACGAAGCACCATCCTCCCAAGATGCCCGTCCAGTACGCTACAGTTCCAATTCGAAACAGAGTGGGTAGCCTTGCGGACATGGTGGTTTCGACTATCAACAGGCGAGGAGTTCCTTACCGGGTGGAGCTTGACCGCCTGAACAAAGTGGCAAGTTCAGGAGTTGGCCAGGCTCTTGCATCACGACTTGAAGAGCAACCTGCAACATACGATATCCCTGCGATGCCGGTTCGATTCAATCGTAACACTATCGTGCATCCTCCGGCACACATTTTGATGGCATCCACGACGTTAGTTGTGGTTCCGCAAAATTTGTGTAAACAATGGACGGCCGAGATTGGCAAGCATGTCGAGCAGGGTGCTTTGAAAGTCCTAGTCATGGACGACAGAAAGAAGCCACTTCCGCCAGCGCAGGAACTTGCTAGATACGACATCATCCTCTTTACACGGAATCGATTCGACATGGAGATCCAAGACGGGCAAGATGCCAATGGCCGTCGCATGCCAAAGAACGCGATGACATGCACTTGCACGTACATTGGCGCTACCCGAACACGCGACTGTTATTGTTTATCGGAAAATGATCTGTATTCGTCTCCGCTGAAAGAAGTACACTTCAAGAGGCTTATTGCGGACGAAGGAGCATTCTTCGGCAATGGTGGCACTACTAGCACCATTCTCGTTGCGAACAAGCTTGTCAGGGCTGACCATCGCTGGGTGGTCTCAGGCACTCCAGCTAAGGATCTGCTGGGAGTCGAAATCGATGCCCAGCTGGCAGGCTCGAACAGAGATGCCACTCTGGACCTCAGACGCACATTCGATACGAAGCTTGACCGAGGCGGAGCCGTTGACAGTTTAAGCACTCTCGCAAGCAATTTCCTACGAGTGACACCATGGACGTCGGCTGAGGCGAAGAACTATCTTTATCGACATGAAGATAGACGTGAACGAACATACTCTGGATTCTCAGTCTCTTTGCGGCGGATGCTTGAGGCTGTGGTAGTCAAGACGAGACCAGAGGATTATGAGCGAGACATTGAGCTGCCTCCTCTCCATCACGAACTCGTGGTCCTTAAGCCCAGCTTCTACGACAAAGTGACTGCTAATCTGTTTACGCTGGTGTTGACTGCGAACGCGGTGACTTCCGAACGAACCGATTCTGACTACCTGTTCCACAAGAACAGCACAAAAGCAAGACTGCAGCTGGTCGCGAATCTCAGGCAAAGCGCTTTCTTCTGGTCAGGATTCAGTGAAGCCGATGTGCACGCAAGCATCAAGAATAGCAAAAACTACTTGGCAAAAGAGGATTCAAATTGCACGCCCGAGGATCGTCAGTTGTTGGAAGAGACACTCCGTTGTACAGAAGTCATTTTGGCCTCAAAAGGCTGGACGGCCATGAGCAGATGCCACGAGCTAGGCGTCTATGTTCAGGGTTGGCCAGAAGAGAGTGCCGAGCACTGGTCATTTGACGATAACACGCCGCTACTGACGGGGATCACGCAACTACTGGAAGCCCAAAGCTTTGTCAACGCACGCCTCGACCAACAGGACCCTGGAGAGGGACTTTCAGGCGCCGGTATAAAGTCCCTTCGCAACGCTCGCCGACAAGCGGAAGCAGAGGAGTCCAAGCCTGTGTTAGCGAAATCGGGCATTCCGACTTCAAGTCTTGATGGTGAGCCCGTGCTGCTTCGTCGTGGCTCGCATTCAGCGAGTGGCAAGGCTGGCTCACCACGAAAGACAATATCTCAGTCTGCTCGAGCGGAGCAGAAATCGAAGCGTCGTCGACTTTCGGAGGATTCTACAAACGCTGTACACGAATCTACTGCAGAGTCGAGCATGCCATTGCTCCCCGACAACTCGCCGTACGAAAAGACACGCATTGTTGGCACAACGTCTGCCAAGCTATCGTATCTAATGACAAGGATCCTTGAGCATTACCAGAGCGAAAAGATCCTCATATTCTACACAGGCGAAAACGCGGCGTGGTACGTGAGCCAGATATTGGAAACATTCCACATCAAGCACGAGATCTATGCCAAATCGCTGTCGGCTAAGCTGAAGGCGCAATACGTGGTCAACTTTCAGGAGCAGGACGACTTGCGGGTTCTGCTGATGGATGTTGGCCAAGCTGCGTTTGGGCTCAACTTGTGTGCTGCTTCACGAGTATGGTTCATAAATCCCGTGTGTAAGCCCGATGTCGAAGCGCAGGCCTTGAAGCGAGCACACAGGATTGGACAGACGCGTCCAGTGATGTGTGAAACGTTGGTGCTTGAGGGTTCGATCGAGCAAGCCATGCACGAGCGGAGTCAGCAAATGACCAAAGCCGAGCATTTGGATGCCAAAGCACTCGAGGACGATGGCGGCATTCGAGCAATCATTCAGAACGCTCGACTGTTGCCgcttgctgatgatgagacgAAGCCAGGGTTGGGCCAAATGGCGCCTTTAGGGAAAGCAGAGCGACTGTGGTGTCGTCCAGGTTGGGCGGAGTTCAGAGACGGCGCTCGACCACTTCAACCaagaaagaaggcgaagcttGTGGATGTCACCGACCCGAATGATGCCGGACGCATGGTAGTTGATGACGATTGA